One region of Azoarcus sp. CIB genomic DNA includes:
- the petA gene encoding ubiquinol-cytochrome c reductase iron-sulfur subunit yields the protein MRSEHDTDTPPDPQRRRLLVATSAAGGAAVAAGAVPFIVSLTPSDRARALGAPVEANIAKLGDGEMTTVEWRGQPIWILRRTPDMIEGLERIYELLLDPASQRLQQPPYCQNATRSIKPDVFVAIGLCTHLGCVPTFRPELSPRDLGQTWPGGYYCPCHGSKFDLAGRVFKHVPAPSNLVIPKHKYLSDTQLLIGQDDSGA from the coding sequence ATGCGATCAGAGCACGACACTGACACGCCCCCCGACCCACAGCGCCGCCGCTTGCTGGTCGCCACTTCGGCAGCGGGAGGTGCCGCGGTGGCGGCGGGTGCGGTTCCATTCATCGTCAGTCTGACGCCGAGCGACCGAGCGCGGGCCCTCGGCGCGCCCGTGGAAGCGAACATCGCGAAACTTGGCGACGGCGAGATGACCACCGTCGAATGGCGCGGCCAGCCGATATGGATTTTGCGGCGCACGCCCGACATGATCGAAGGGCTCGAACGTATCTATGAGTTATTGCTCGACCCCGCCTCGCAGCGGCTGCAACAGCCACCCTATTGCCAGAACGCGACGCGCTCGATCAAGCCCGACGTTTTCGTCGCCATCGGCCTTTGTACGCACCTGGGCTGCGTTCCAACCTTCCGCCCGGAATTATCGCCGCGAGACCTCGGTCAGACCTGGCCCGGCGGGTATTACTGTCCTTGCCACGGCTCCAAGTTCGATCTCGCGGGCCGGGTCTTCAAGCATGTGCCGGCCCCATCGAACTTGGTCATCCCGAAGCACAAGTACCTGTCCGATACGCAATTGCTGATCGGCCAAGACGATTCGGGCGCATGA